Sequence from the Macrobrachium rosenbergii isolate ZJJX-2024 chromosome 26, ASM4041242v1, whole genome shotgun sequence genome:
ttcaaccagctgtgacttctgacaTGTATGAAGCTTGCTGCTGTCACTGAGAGATGCAGGGTATGACTGATTCTCGTGCTTGAAGAATTCTTGTAAGTCACACTGTTCTGGCTTGAGATGAACAGTCGCgagaataactgacagtcatcttttaggactttctccatagaaattccctcagcctgttcttgtttgaagaatgacTTTCAGCTTCAAACAGGGTTCTTCTTGATTGGCTCTCCATTTAGAAAAGACGGTTTGACAGCTTCAGTTTCCTCAGTGTTTACGTAAATATAcgctttgctttttttcatttaaatggtTGTGATTTGTAAAGTAAGTCAACATTAAATGATAAGAACTGACAGTGGTTCTTTGCCTGGCAACTCCGCCATTGATTCCccacaggttaagaaccactgcagaGCTACTATTTCAGCTAGctaccatttcagttgagtctgcaatgttctttgtatctaacaccatcaggtctgctgattcttcttggaatgggttacccatctcctgcatcactgcagagagtgatttcaccttttcaaagaaagatttctggGCACTTGGTGTCTGCTCGTGGTGTCTGCTGCTGTACGTGGCATCCTTCATCCCAGACATGGCCTCGTATCCAGCTAGTAGACGACTAACTTCAGGTCCAGCAACCATCCACCTACGAAGTGCTGACGGGTCTTCTGTCAACCCAATTGCTCCTCCATCAcctttgatcactgcattattgtgctCGTGCGCTTGATCAATCGTCATGCCAGAGAATTCTCTTCTCGACTTGTGGATGACAAAGTTACCATTGTGAAACTCCTTGGCCACATCTGGATGTTGTTGTTCCAGTGACATCATATCTCGGAGGTGAATAGTGATCCACCAGGCATAGttaacattgttatttgcaaAGAAGTAAGGCACCAGTTCTGAAAGTGCTTCACAGTACAAGTTAAAGTCTCCTTCTCTGAATGAGCGGATGGGGGTGAACATTGTGAGTTCCATGTCCAGCACCAGACTCCAGAATTGGAACTGCtgactttctttcttccatttttcatacCAGTCCTCAAAAGTTATTTCTGAAGTGCTAGACTCTTCAGAGCAGAAATCATGATATCCTTTCTTCATCAGTTTGTACAAGCTGCATGCTGTAATCTGGTGTACTTGTCTTGTTTTTGCAACACTGGATGCAGACAGGTAAGACTCTGATGTACCAGATAAGGCCACCCCTGCTTCCACAATGGCACTGGTTCACCCATTTCTATATGAAGGCCTCCGAACATGACAACGAACTTGTCCTCTCAATATTCTTGCCACTTCCAATGTATTTGTTTCACCAAAGCATACAACGGTTGGTCAGCAACAATTACAGATGTCTGCTGTGGGTTCAAAAAAGCCACTGTATCATGTAACCTTCTCCATGGCATGCTTGATAGTTGTAACAAAGTGTGCCTGGTCTCGTCACATAGGCATCATTGCCGATATGCTCACTTCAAATGGACAGCTCCTTTTCTGTGTTGCATGATATGCTGACCATGTGATGCTGACTGCATCAGCCACATTCTCAGTGAGGAAGACTTCCTCCaaccaagaatattcttctttcaaatgtgacCTGATCGACTCTGGTGCTGGTAAGGATTGGCTGCAACTGGAGGAGGATTTGGGGTtttttggtgatgtatgctgGTCGAATATTGGTGTATACTTCTGGAAGCTCTGgaacttttttaaccttcatttttgactttatatctagtttgagtggctcacgttcatcaccaggatttcctgtgtttggatgctggaaaatggacacacttgtaccgtgtaaagatgtttcagctgtggtcgcAGTCAGATTATGATCTATCAGATTATGATGTATGTTGTcaactgctccagttgtgaacaaattctttctcaagaccGGGGGACaaattactccatcttccacatactgtgcaacaactgcttctcctaactgtgctgagatttctaggactcggTCATATGATATGGTTAGCCCATTGCCATGGAGCATTTCAGTTATTTGTCTCTTCCTagtcttggcaaacacatacaggcccatgtagactgcaaaatgtggctcccaGTCCTTGGAATTcctgtggacatccgttccttccttgtatttggcgaagcagttgtactgtagaagttgtgatatagcaaagtctgattttgacgctccatgatggagttgggacttgatgtctgtaCCATGTttgatcatgcatacaaactgaagcagtgatggtggcacagcctgttctaagtctttgtcatgaaaacagCTGCTGAAATTTGACTTCtgacggagcatgtcttgtcttattatcccaacGGCTTTTGgtagatggatcgcttcaccataacaggatgcttctgataggattgaatcTACATCaatttcaacagccaacagaacttctcatCCTTGGcaattagcttgcagctgtggaatgtgaaaaagcagctgatccttgagtcgagtaggatgaacatcaggcgagtcaacaccaagctgttccagcctctgcttgtaaagttCGGTCAAATCAAGAAGCTTGAAAAttggtggcctctcactggcatttttcatctcgcagatgtaggtgactaatTCAgaaaaagcaattggatatgcatccttccagtgttcctgtgctttttcttgttcctgcacctttaggtatgcccgttcttggttatacaatgccaccaaacagccagggtgatatttcactttttGGGTTATGACATCTCATGCtcttagtttggcgagaagttttgtatcactgagtgttttggcacattcatttattctccgattcacttgcattgtcattgcttctctaagctctcctccttcagttttgcagaagaagcattcttttgttttagtttcttggagctttcgtggaatcttctactgccctcatcccTAGTACCTACacgacttgctcttttttcagctcagTGTAACTTTGTgctgttgaacagaagcctgcaacgctcgtgatattgtgccttattttttctcaacgttttcTCTATCCCAGAATCTttgtcaagtcttgcagggtctagcttgattggtagtgcattgagtgagtgaaatagaggaatattctttgccaggttcatatatccatcatcccctcttctggcaggattggcctggggagattttagatcttctttcttaacctcctgacataggcaacacttggtccagtctgttttccatgatcgtccagtagagttcaCACCCATGATTACGATGACATTCAGGGttgagggtttatccttttaccaccctgtacatgtaatagtataataggccttttatgtcctgtaatatacaataggtctttcctgtatgggatacaactaggttcttgcactgtgccatacacctagtccgattgttcatccagtgtcataagtcctgtgcaatctgtacaccatccagataactaaaaccctgttatccttggttcggctctcccgcgctggcatgtcctgtccattcaggtgtggctgcctaactgatttggggttgattaggcagcatttgggatactagtaggttgttgcagtatgatgccaacataaatttcctacttagctgacactgaaccccatgctgaatttcacagcagtgatgtcaccagtgtgccttggtagtgcccgacaatcactcctttaatatagtgccttaaccatgttataaactagaaaatatacatcagcaggcttaaaaacataggaatccacacttagatcatgcaattcggacaactacaaatatttctaagcaaaacatcaactttgggtggttattttggcggccatcttggaaaatagccgccattttggattttcaattggccaatctggcagatttgattagtatcccttggagaacaattgtgccaaatttaaTGCTTgaatcatcatttgcacgattcttctaaaaattTACTCTTATCTACCCCACTACagctgggtagtgccgtcagtgcacctcatgcggtgcactgtaggatttaattgaggttctttgcagcattccttcggcccctagctgcagcccctttcattccttttactgtgcctccactcatattctctctcttccatcttgctttctaccctcttctaacaattatttcatagtgcaactgccaggttttcctcctgttacacctttgtaacctcttgctctcaatttccctttcaacgctgagtgacctcataggtcgcagctcTTGGCCTTCGGCCTGAATTGAatactctattctattctgttcagtTCAAAGCCCAAAATACCAGTAGGTCCGGAAGTTCAATCTGCAATTTCTGAAACGTTGTTGTTAACGCCAAAGGACCAAAGACATAAAGGCGTAAGCCACGTAAGAAGGAAACTGATCTCGGAAGAACTGAGAGATGATCTCAAGTTCTGGTTTGAAAGTATCGTACAAGATTAGGCGAGACAGAATGTGCCTCTGGAACAGGATGAGCAGGGAAGGAGAATGACCTGCGAAGAGTTTGAGAGAATGAGCTTCTGAAGATGGATGAGAAGGGAACGAGAATGGTTTGAGGAGGTAAAATCTCCCTCACTTGAAAGGGGAGGATGAGAATCTTTCCAGATCTCTTTTGTACTTGAGATTTTAGCGTCACAGAATTAATAGGTTCATTCGGCCATGGAAAGTAAAGgggaaaagataaaacaaaattgcttCGCTTTTAATAGTATAAAGTTTTGAGGATTCCTTGtcagtgaaaaagaaacaaaacttaaaGGCAAATTTACacaatgaaagaaggaaacaaTTTTTCCAGTAACATTGAGGTTAAAGCCACAAGTCATAACAGTCTAGTTGTTGTGTAAAAGATATGAAATGCTGAAAGCTAGATAAGGACTTCTGCTGCTTGTGTAGACATCTGCGTTTCTTCCGTTCTCCCTTGCCAGACCACAGTTCTCATCCTTCCGGTTGATCCTATGGaaagaaaaggtacaaaaattatatgagtGAAAGGAAttaaacaccacacacacacactgcgtgtgctaatatatatatatatatatatatatatatatatatatatatatatatatatatatatatatatatatatatatatatatatataattataatatgagagaagttgattatcttgaatgcctctagtaattctatgttcttccTATTACCCCCtgtggttctgactgatttgttaaactgggCAGCAATGTGGCCtcccaaaaatacacaaagatgGGATTCCGATGCACcctataatatctagcagggtctctttcatgtgtaaattattaaaatggcttgcagacctattATCACCCTTCCTACCTTCTCaccctcccacgtcaaacattcAGAggcttttatacaaaaatttaacactttaaacatcccctcaaataacatcaaatttctCAGCCttgacgtcgagtcattatttaccaaaatcCCAATCCCCGACGTGTTGGCTTttctaaagaggaagttacagccATGTGAAGACcgttttcctcttggcatagataaaactctaaaactaatcaaTCTCAGTGTAACTaacaatgtgtttttttttaatggtaatttttacaaacaaaaatttggctgtagcatgggcggTCCCCTATCCCCCCTTCCAGcaaacctgtacatggaatatttcgaaacggAAATTTTGTCGCCTATgaaaccccgcaatatgatctggcttagatacgtagatgatatttttactttatgggacaatagctggggagacgtcagtgaattttttaatagaccaAATTCGCTGGTTCTGACcacaaaattcaaaacggaatgggaaaaggacggaaaattgccattcctagatgtactgatcataagagaacggAACATAtagctttcacagtatataggaaactcaCCTTCgctgtttcttacattcatttccttagctACCACGAAGTCTCTGTATAGATTGTGGTATacggtgcaacctattcctcaggggacttacaatatgttcaaatggatacctagataaagaattcaacgcgatccgccaacacctaatgcaactgctctatccaccacactttatcgagaaggctattaacaaagcgaatgaAATATACTACAGAGCTCCAAGTCACAACAGGGAAATAGATTTTAACGAccaaataaagcttccgtacgacgaaaacatccaaaaagctacagaacatctcaggtctaataacccttttattttccattatccctaATCCatgggagctcgctcattaacgtacgcttaaataaaaaagaggaagaagcaggagtttagAAGATTCCGTggagcaattgtaatgagatttacgttggGGAGACAGTAGGGCCACCtcacaaagaataatagagcgCAAAAGATCAGtgtgatatgcttcagagagtttggggattttcctacatattagggataaagcccataccataaactggagtggggcagagctggtcttcaaaagtagttgtccgtacaaaaggaagaagctGGAATCTGCTATgatcagtcaaaccaacaatatgaacctgtcaggggacattggaaatcggatgacattgaCAGGTTAATCCTCgggcctcttcttaagaaggtgttttagaaaatacgaccaccagacgcatcgccagacgggagctaacgaagccaaaaatcacaagggaaaaccttcctgggtcaatggccacctgcatgccaacgagacttactgccacacctacatgtgttctgtatatatacccttgtaactatcatctgtccatattttaccagtgaacaggggcacagaaggaagtgctcgaaatatgtggtcgaaacgttcatacagtgttttatgggccttttatcttcatatatatatatatatatatatatatatatatatatatatatatatatatatataatatatatatatatatatatatatatatatatatatatatatatatatatatatatatatatatatatatatatatatatatatatatatatatatatatatatatatatatatatatatatatatatatatatatatatatatatatatatatatatatatatatatatatatatatatatgcataggagTCATCTTCAGAAGCTGCGTTACCAGCTATCATATTCCTTCCAGAAACGGTatcttcatcctctgaataataataatgataataataataataacaataataataataatataataataataatttcctatagGTGCTTCAGACTTGCCGAATAAACCATCACTTTCTCTGGACCCTATTTTTTCAGCTAAATCATCAAGCTCAGCCACCCGTTTTCATTGTACAAACTCTGCCAAGCACGAATTCCTACTTTCccagaaaaattcttttttccttgCACTCTTGTTCATTCCTATACTGGCAACTTCTTTACTTCTGCAGAAACAATCACTCTTTGTCACTGGCATTTTCATACGAAGGACGAAACATGAATCAAATTTGAAGTTTGAGAGAAAACTTTCTTCAATCAACAGACAGCATTaaatcattgctttgaagggataATATACACAggcgcacacacatgtatagaaAACAACTCTTCCTGTAATGTACCTAGCTTGCATTGCTCCTTAAAATATTTGATTATGCCACATTAACTTCCTTGTATAAAGAACCTATTTCCATATTTGTTAGTTAACTCAGCCTCGATGAGGACTTACCAGGCCTTATAGTGATTCATTTGACTCTCATACCATACCTTTTAAGAAATCTGTTGCTAGTTCAGTTAAATGAAGGGAGTAAATCTTTCACTAACATCCCTTTTTTATCTAGTCTTGAGACCAGTTTAAGCAAGAGATCTCTCTGTTGTTTGAATGTCCTCATTGTACATTTCATCTCTCTTAAGGAAAAAGGGGTTTTCCTATTTGTTTCTGAGTTACaagtaaaaatcattttaactttaaaaagtaaatgaaaaaattgagAGAACATATTTTCTTGTATCTTCAGATGGTAAATTGTAATACAATTGTGGTATTACTACATATAAGAATTTggtattatacatttttattatcttctcGCCAAAGACATTAAAGGTGACATACCTTTCATTGAAGTACATCAGCGTCCTCTTAGGGCCCAGCCCCTCCCATAGGAGCACCACCTGGTGGGGGTCCTCCACCACCACTGCCTCCTGGGCGTCCTGCACTACCAGTGCCTCCAGCACCGCCTTGGCGTCCTTGGCCAAAAGCACCACCTCCTGCACCTCCAGGACCTCCTTGGCTTCCACCAAATCCTCCTGGTCCGCCACCTGGGAACTGGCCACCTCCTGGGAACTGACCACCTCCTGGGAACTGACCACCTCCTTGGGACTGACCACCTCCTGGGAACTGACCACCTCCTTGGGACTGACCACCTCCTGGGAACTGACCACCTCCTGGGAACTGACCACCTCCTTGGGACTGACCACCTGGGAATTGACCACCTCCTGGGAACTGACCACCTCCTGGGAACTGACCACCTCCTGGGAATTGACCACCTCCTGGGAACTGACCTCCTGGGAATCCACTACCTCCTGGGAACTGACCATTTCCTGGGAATCCACTGCCTCCTGTTGAGCCTTGTTGACGACGAACTCTCAATTTCATCGTTTCTCCCTGTAGTGTGAGGCCAGTGAGTATTGAATGATAACAATCATATAAATTTGATGACCAAAATCTGTTCCAGTGGATTATAAATCTTGATAACAGTTTAGAAGACACAAGAGAAATCCAAAGTTCTGTGAGCTTAATTTTTCACTAATATTTAAAGTTGTATATTTAGTATGTTACGGTTTTACAGAGGAAGGGATCAGGTAATCCACTCAGTTGGCTATTGGCATAGGATTATTGAAGGTCAgtttatgattatatagacaCTAAAAccacaataaatggaagaagaagaagaagaagaagaagaagaagaagaagaagaagaactgttcTGCAACCAAATaatctttcttgctttcttccgTATGGCAACGTTGCAAAAGCAGAGCGTCAACCAGAATGTAAAACTGAGCCTGGGCTCTATTGTCTCTGCTACTCCTGTCTTCATTGCTTAGTTGCACTGACAAAAGTTGGGTTAGCCCAAAGGAAATGTACAAAAACTAAGCAATTTCTGCTATCAGTGGGTGGCTTCAgagcaaaaaacaagaaattgtcACGCTCACTTTCTTACTTTAACTGCCTGATCGTGGATGCAatccctgtacagaaaacttacacTACATTAGCCAGTTCATACACCTACATGGAAGTCTCATCAGCAATAGCAAGTCAgatccccaacacacacacacacacacacactgcgtcCTCCATTCACCTCTGTCTTGCATACACTCTTATTGTTCCTGGAGATTAAGGCCCTTTCTTTCCGATGTTTCTCCGATACCACCTATCCAGTGCTTTGTAGATCTTCTCTCCTCCAATTTCCTATTATCCTCATtatttccacatgactgaaccaccACGCAAACAATGCACGCTTTCCTCTGTTGCCATTTTACCATATCTGTATACTTCCCATATTTCCCACCCGTCAAATTCGTCTTGTGTTCTGTACACAACACAGAAAGTCTTTACCTTCCTTGCCTCAGCGCTTCTTTAATGCCGCCATTAACCtttatatttactctcaaatactTATATGAATCAGTACCTCTCCTTCAcaatccatattaacattcaatGCTCCATTTTCTTGGCTCCCATTCTCCCACAAAATTATTTATGCCTCGAAGAAATTTCTTAATTCATGCGCTCTGTACGACCAAATGGAAAAGAATCTTTTCAGTGTCCAGAAAGGAGATGTTGATTCATACAAGTGTTTGAGAGTAAATATCGAGGATAAGGCGACACTGAAGAAGAGGCTATTCACAGGATTTACAAGGCAAGGAATGTAGCAGGGTGTGCAAAAGATCAGCCAGAGACTTTAACTGTAGTATCATAGAacacaagaagaagaatctgAAGGGTGAGAAATCTGGAAGCAAATCGACATGGTAAATGGTAACATGAACGAAAGAGTGAATGAGTTTTCTGGAGTGGTTCGGTCATGTTGAGAAAATGGGGGATGGTAGGAAGTTTAAGATGATGGAGGAAAGCCTGCAATCCCAGATGGAAAATCAGATTGCTACAAGCCCAAGGGGTCCAACAGGGAAAGCAGTCcactgagagaaaagagaagagacagaAGTAAAGCATAGTTATGTGGGAgatggtaaagaaaaaataaaacatgaactatGAAATGCGACCGACGCAAGCctactcagcaaaaaaaaaaaaaaaaaaaaatttggactcTGTTTGAACTTCCACAATTCTGACAACTTAACTACATGACTAGGAAGATCATCCCATATTTTGGTCATAGCTGGGACAAGACTTGCAGAAATCTGTGCCATACtgaacattacaaaataaaaggcGAAACTACTAAAATTGACTGATGGATGCAAGGTATGGTCTGGGAAGAACTAAATGCAAAGCATTGGAAATGTTCAATTATGACATACGCTATCACAATAAATTCATCAAAACAAGAGTATTTCAAGGAAGTATTTTTAATTGTGAGAAAGGATTACTCGGAAAGGatacttgaaaaaagaaatatctgaCTTTAGCTCAACCTGCAAAGTGCTCCGAGTTCCAACAACAGCGTCTACTGCCTTTCAAGAGACTTACCTTTGCCTCAGGGG
This genomic interval carries:
- the LOC136853206 gene encoding uncharacterized protein — encoded protein: MASSEVSIGRTMKVLVVFGLLVGLIAPEAKGETMKLRVRRQQGSTGGSGFPGNGQFPGGSGFPGGQFPGGGQFPGGGQFPGGGQFPGGGQFPGGQSQGGGQFPGGGQFPGGGQSQGGGQFPGGGQSQGGGQFPGGGQFPGGGQFPGGGPGGFGGSQGGPGGAGGGAFGQGRQGGAGGTGSAGRPGGSGGGGPPPGGAPMGGAGP